From Oscillospiraceae bacterium, the proteins below share one genomic window:
- a CDS encoding DNA adenine methylase translates to MKTQQQAKPFLKWAGGKSQILSEIRAKYPADLGVSIKKYAEPFVGGGAVLFDVLSNYSLDAVYISDINRELLATYNTIRDNVNELVSALKQLEQAYHTADTEQKKILYYNARNNFNDIKKSDEQSLEIAALFIFLNRTCFNGLYRVNSKGGFNVPQGSYKKPSICDESNIVAVSQALQNVEIVCGDYTLAENFIDDKTFAYFDPPYRPLSTTASFTSYAQDGFDDDDQMQLANFIDKMSERGAYIVASNSDPKNTNEADEFFDNIYAKHSISRIEASRAINSVAAGRGKVRELLIASV, encoded by the coding sequence ATGAAAACACAACAGCAAGCAAAGCCCTTTCTAAAATGGGCGGGTGGAAAATCGCAAATTTTGAGCGAGATACGAGCAAAGTATCCCGCCGATTTGGGTGTGTCGATAAAAAAATACGCCGAGCCGTTTGTCGGTGGCGGCGCTGTGTTGTTTGATGTGTTAAGCAATTACTCGCTGGATGCTGTTTATATAAGCGATATTAACCGCGAATTGCTTGCCACATACAATACCATTCGCGATAACGTAAACGAACTTGTATCGGCTCTCAAACAATTAGAGCAAGCCTACCATACGGCTGATACAGAACAGAAAAAGATTTTATATTATAACGCACGAAATAACTTTAATGACATTAAGAAAAGCGACGAACAATCATTAGAAATTGCAGCCCTGTTCATCTTTCTAAACCGCACTTGCTTTAACGGGCTATATCGCGTAAACTCCAAAGGTGGGTTCAATGTTCCACAGGGCAGTTACAAAAAGCCGAGTATATGTGATGAAAGCAATATAGTTGCTGTGTCGCAAGCATTGCAAAATGTTGAAATTGTCTGCGGAGACTATACTCTCGCCGAAAATTTTATTGACGATAAAACATTCGCTTACTTTGACCCGCCTTATCGTCCGTTGTCGACAACCGCCAGTTTCACTTCTTATGCACAAGATGGTTTTGATGATGATGACCAAATGCAGCTCGCCAACTTTATTGATAAAATGAGTGAGCGTGGAGCATATATCGTTGCAAGTAACTCTGACCCAAAAAACACAAATGAAGCTGACGAGTTTTTTGACAATATTTATGCTAAACATTCAATTTCAAGAATAGAAGCAAGCAGAGCAATCAATTCCGTAGCTGCCGGACGCGGCAAGGTTAGGGAATTGCTGATTGCAAGCGTTTAA